The proteins below are encoded in one region of Corvus hawaiiensis isolate bCorHaw1 chromosome 3, bCorHaw1.pri.cur, whole genome shotgun sequence:
- the MEA1 gene encoding male-enhanced antigen 1, with amino-acid sequence MAPAARAGGSASRARVPLRDYNTHSAPRRPRRFRAAAAAPPRRRARCMAVVRSMGPERVCPREPGPPEGPDGAAGWSGDEEEEEEEEEEGGGYLYQPLSQEPEQGLGDAGPGLQERLQMLRLHLPDPPVDSEEENEEEAAEGATAQSSHSSIPMDAEHVELVKRTMASVKLPTLGIPAWASQISEEQWKDVVQRTLQARQSLGGPRPQWN; translated from the exons ATGGCACCGGCGGCGCGTGCCGGCGGCAGCGCCAGCCGCGCCCGGGTCCCGCTTCGGGACTACAACACCCACAGTGccccgcggcggccgcggcggttccgggcggcggcggcggcacctCCTCGGCGCCGCGCCCGGTGCATGGCGGTGGTGCGGAGCATGGGCCCCGAGCGCGTATGTCCCCGGGAGCCCGGGCCGCCGGAGGGCCCTGACGGCGCGGCGGGGTGGAGCGgcgatgaggaggaggaggaggaggaagaggaggaaggcgGCGGGTACTTGTATCAGCCGCTGAGCCAGGAAccggagcagggcctgggcgACGCGGGCCCCGgcctgcaggagaggctgcag ATGCTGAGGCTGCACCTGCCCGACCCGCCGGTGGACAGCGAGGAGGAGAATGAGGAGGAGGCAGCGGAAGGCGCCACggctcagagcagccacagctccatcCCCATGGATGCAG AGCATGTGGAGCTGGTGAAGAGGACGATGGCCAGCGTGAAGctgcccaccctgggcatccctgccTGGGCCAGCCAGATCTCGGAGGAGCAGTGGAAGGACGTGGTGCAGCGCACGCTGCAGGCCCGGCAGAGCCTCGGCGGCCCCCGGCCTCAGTGGAATTGA